In the genome of Misgurnus anguillicaudatus chromosome 11, ASM2758022v2, whole genome shotgun sequence, one region contains:
- the oprm1 gene encoding mu-type opioid receptor — METSGNISDFLYSLSNPVTTNSTAFCRNFSDSSSLTNLNSSRCDRAELDKSSTPIIVAIIITALYSIVCVLGLLGNVLVMYVIIRYTKMKTATNIYIFNLALADALATSTLPFQSVNYLMGTWPFGDVLCKIVLSIDYYNMFTSIFTLTTMSVDRYIAVCHPVKALDFRTPRNAKIVNVCNWILSSAIGLPVMVMASTTFEYHSSSPAVVDCTLIFPHPSWYWENLLKICVFIFAFIMPVLIITVCYGLMILRLKSVRMLSGSKEKDRNLRRITRMVLVVVAVFIVCWTPIHIFVIIKALVTIPNSLLQTVTWHFCIALGYTNSCLNPVLYAFLDENFKRCFREFCVPSPSVLDLQNSTRTRNPQREGQSSAHTVDRTNQQV; from the exons ATGGAAACCAGTGGCAACATTTCGGACTTTCTCTATTCGCTTTCCAATCCGGTTACGACTAACAGCACCGCGTTCTGCCGAAACTTCAGCGACAGCTCGAGTCTAACGAACCTGAACAGCTCCAGATGTGACCGAGCCGAGCTGGACAAGAGCTCAACTCCGATTATAGTGGCTATCATCATCACCGCTTTATACTCGATTGTGTGTGTGCTGGGACTGTTGGGCAACGTGCTGGTCATGTATGTGATTATCAG ATACACCAAAATGAAAACTGCGACCAACATCTACATCTTCAACCTCGCTTTAGCAGATGCCTTGGCAACGAGTACTCTCCCATTCCAGAGTGTAAACTACCTGATGGGTACATGGCCTTTCGGAGACGTGCTGTGCAAGATTGTGCTGTCCATCGATTACTACAACATGTTTACCAGCATCTTCACCCTCACCACTATGAGCGTCGACCGTTACATAGCCGTTTGCCATCCAGTTAAAGCCTTGGACTTCAGAACCCCTCGAAATGCCAAGATTGTCAACGTGTGTAACTGGATCCTTTCATCTGCTATCGGGCTTCCTGTCATGGTCATGGCCTCCACCACATTTGAGTACCACAGCAGTT CGCCTGCTGTCGTTGACTGCACTTTGATCTTTCCCCATCCTTCCTGGTACTGGGAGAACCTCCTGAAGATCTGCGTCTTCATCTTTGCCTTCATCATGCCCGTGCTCATCATCACCGTCTGTTACGGCTTGATGATCCTACGCCTCAAGAGCGTCCGCATGCTGTCTGGCTCTAAGGAGAAGGATCGCAACCTACGCCGCATCACCCGAATGGTTCTGGTGGTGGTGGCGGTTTTCATCGTCTGCTGGACCCCGATCCACATCTTTGTAATCATCAAGGCCCTGGTGACCATTCCCAACTCGCTCCTGCAGACCGTCACGTGGCATTTCTGCATCGCCCTCGGCTACACCAACAGCTGCCTCAACCCAGTCCTCTACGCCTTTCTGGATGAGAATTTCAAGCGCTGTTTCCGGGAGTTCTGCGTTCCCAGTCCCTCCGTGCTCGACCTACAAAATTCCACACGCACCAGAAACCCCCAGCGCGAGGGCCAGTCCAGCGCCCACACGGTAGACAGGACCAATCAGCAGGTATGA